The Osmerus mordax isolate fOsmMor3 chromosome 5, fOsmMor3.pri, whole genome shotgun sequence DNA window CCCAGCTCCACTCTCCCCTGACTGATGAAGGCGAAGGaagaagtgcgtgtgtgtgagcgagagagagggaggaaaagaaagagaaaatgaggCACAATGGAGAGAGCGGGTCATAGTTTATAAAGAAACCCTGAAGAAATATTCCGCTGTCCTGTTATATTCTTTATGCCATACAGTTTCTGAGGGAACAAGATAGTGTGGTTACTTGGTTTCAGGCAGTCTTCCATTCAAGAATTACTGTGAGAGATCCGTTTTCAGTAGACATAGAACAGCAACCAAactaaatagggagtcaggtggatgagcggtgagggaatcgggctagtaatcagaaggttgccagttcgattcctggtcaagccaactgacgttgtgtccttgggcaaggcacttcaccctacttgcctcgggggaatgtccctgtattcagtgtaagtcgctctggataggagcgtctgctaaatgactaaatgtaaatgtaaatgtaaatagtggtACAGTTCCTGGCCTCAttagtaggggtgggaatcttttggtacctcatgaTTTGATTAGAATCAATTcttgtcagggagtcaggtggctgtgcggtaagggagtcgggctagtaatctgaaggttaccggttcgattccggctgtgccaaatgacgttgtgtccttgggcaaggcacttcaccctacttgtctcagggggaatgtccctgtacttactgtaagtcgctctggataagagcgtctactaaatgactaaatgtaaattcttggggtcacgaatcgattaaaaatcgattcacaatttttcagatttcagatttttcttgatttttaatcaaatttcgattcaatatatgcttacatttgattccagtttgctgtttagtgttacttgtttctatttgactgtgataggcagttaagtgttgaagaaaaaaatcccatTGCTTCAAAACCTTTAAATGTATAGTTTTTCTAGCAGTTTAGTAAACtcattgttaaaaaaaaaaaaaaaactattttttacatttgtgaatcgatatgaATCGTTAGAAGAcgcaattcaaatgcaaatcgaTTTTTCGCCCCACCCCTACTCATTAGTACTGTACATAATTTTCCCCTGGTTACTGAGTTCAGATAAACAGAAGGAAGTGTTCCTATTTATACAAATCAGGAACACGTGAGACTTGAAGCACCTACTTTGCATACCAGGCAAAAAATAACAACCATTGGAAATCCTGGAGATGACTGCATTACTTCCCTTTACGTTTGATCATTACACAAGCTCAGCTCAGATCCATGGGATTTAtccatgtgtgtgagtctgtgtgtgcacaagaGACATCATTAGAGTGATGTTAAAGGGGGCTTAAATGATTGTCTCATCGGGCTGGTTCTGATGGCTGACTTGCACATTGGGAGCGAGTGGACTGGCAGTGCTTGTTAAatcctgcctcttctctcttccatcAAATCCTGTTGGCCTCTATTGCCAAAAGATGACTGGAGACAAGTTATGAAAGGGAGGGAAGACTATACTCATCATGGATTGGTTGTCTGTAAAGAAAGTTGTGTGAGTGAATCTTTGACGGATCGCACTTTTGCCCCAGTTGTCTTCTTGTTTACATGCCAGTGAGGACAGCTTGGTGTCCTTAACACCCTCCTGTCAGCTTATTCTCTGAGTTGTTTTGTCCAACCTTCTATGAAATTCATTTAAAACGCAACCCTAACTCTTACCCTTTAAAGGGGTTGCTATTTTAAAGCTTAAATTCATTTCCTTTCTGTACACGGAGAAATGCAGATAATGATAATACAGAGCTCCTGTACTGAGCCAGTGCTCCTGGAACAGAACTTTGTCCACCTCACCCAGAAGCTATTTTGACGCCCCTCCTACTTTTTGTACACACATCAAGACTAATGACTAGCGGCTCGACTTATTTTTGTAAAAGTGGTTTTGGTTGTATTCCAATTATCTGTAGTTTCTTTGGTCCTGTATGAAAGGTTTTTCCCTGAATATCCTTGGAAAAAATCCTTTGAAAATACAATGCACCACCACACTTGTTCTGAGTGCCCAAAGAGCTCAACTGTGTAAAAGATGAGCATTTTATGCACTatgaacagacagatagagaaaggCCTTCATTTTTTAAATCCTTCTGTTCGCTTCTTTTTCCACCTTCTTTTTTTCAGTCACCGTCACCATGTTCTGCACGACCAGGAAGTGGACAGGCGCTTCTGCGTTCCTATGAACCACTTATGGGCCAACCAGGCACCGTATACCGTCTGCAACAGCTCCTTGTCAGAGTATGGAGTTCTGGGTGGGTATGACTGACTCAAATGCCCTGTCATCTCACCACATGAAAGTAAGTTTGACCACCATGACTTGGCTGTGATGATGTTTTCATGCACCTCTATCAACCCAGGTTTTGAGTTGGGCTTCGCTATGGCCAGTCCTAATGCTCTGGTGCTGTGGGAGGCCCAGTTTGGAGATTTCCACAACACGGCCCAGTGCATCATAGACCAATTCATCAGCCCGGGCCAGGCCAAGTGGGTCCGCAACAATGGCATTGTCCTGCTGCTGCCCCATGGGATGGAGGggatggtgaggagagagagctcaaGCTAACTAGCTGTGACATACATGCCACACATATGCTTTAACAGCAGAGATGCTTACTAGCAGTCATAAATGCTACCATTGttaaaaaatattaaaagaACGTCAAACTTTCTTTTACTATTTATCATGGTGCAGTGAATGTTGGGAGATGGTGGCTCACGGGAATTTATAGACATGAGGTTTCATCACCGCCTATCCCCCTGTCCAATCCTCAGGGTCCGGAACACTCTTCAGCCCGACCTGAACGATTCCTACAGATGAGCAAAGATGATCCTGATCGCTTCCCCGTATGTACAACACTTACGACCTTTAACCTATAGCATCCATTATCTTTTCTATGAATAATTCCAATAATGAAAACATTATTTGCACATGCTTCATGTTCAATGCTTAAGCACTTTTACTCAATAGGTCTATGGGGTATTCAAGTGATTCTCCTGATAGCTTTGGAGATGAAAAGCCTCTTCATTTTGAGCTCTGAGGCTTAGTCGTAACGAGCCCCTCAACCCCCAGGGCACATTTACGGAAAACTCTGAAAGAGCAGTTCGAGCCTCAGGCTGCATTAACCAGTATCATTGCTGAGTTGGACACTCATCACCTAATGGGATATTGATCAAACTTTCGGAAAGAGCATACACTGAATTAACATTTCTCTACAGagtgtatatgtctgtctgttttttgtTCAGACCACAGTATCCATCACAACATTGCAAAGTGAAAATGTTGATTTTTACTGACTAACTGTTCAGCATTTTTAGACTGGCTATTTGGAGAAACATGTTTGATTGTGATACAGGAGTACAATGGAGACTTTGAGGTCCAGCAGCTCTATGATTGCAACTGGATCGTGGTCAATGTTTCCAACCCGGCTAACTACTGCCATGCGCTGCGGAGGCAGACCCTACTGCCATTCAGAAAACCGGTAAAGAGAAACTCTCTCTCAGGCCTCCGCTACACAATTGTGTACAGTATATCTATCCACTAATATCTTAACCCTAACATCTTATCTTTAGTCATCCTGAAATATCAATCAGTATTGACAACCCCGATACAGTTGTCTAAATTAGCAACCCTACAGTAGGACTAGCCACTATATAGTACAAAGTTGACCACAAAGGTTAGATTTGTCTATGTTTAACGGCATCACACGTGCTTCAAGTTTTTAGTTTCTTCCCTCACATATTCCTTTTTCAACCCTACCAGTCTCTGTTCTCAGCACACGGTGACTGTCTAAAGTTAACTGATCCCCTGTCGCAAATAAATGTGATGCTTTGTGGAGCATGAGAAAGTCGCTTTCTGAGCAAATTAGAGAGAGACCCAATGGGGGATGATATTGTTTGTTTCCAAAAGAAAGTAGTCTAAAATCATGGATGCAGTTGGTTGAACAGTGGAGGTTTTTTATTTTTCGACTGTTaagaaaatgtttattttcCCTAATGTTGTCTTGGAGTGCAATATGATGACCACAAATCACAGCAATTTTATCTCTGTGGTTTTTCCTGCCACATAATCCAGAAACGGATGACAGAATCAATCTGCTGCCTACAACTTTATTATAACTGGAATCAAACTTAATGTATCTTTTGTTTTGCAGTTGATTATTTTCACGCCTAAATCTCTTCTGAGGCACCCTGATGCTAGGTCCAGCTTTGATGACCTCGCAACAGGTGAGGCACACCTTCTTTGTCTTCTGACAGTGTAAAAGACAGTGTAACAGTCATGTCAATTACATTCAGCTAAATCTCTGTTGTAGGTACTAAGTTTCGACGGCTGATACCTGATGAGAGTCCAGCCAGTAAAAGCCCAGGTCATGTGAAGAGGGTCATTTTCTGCACCGGAAAGGTCTACTATGAACTGGCCAAAGAAAGGAAACAGCACAACCTGCAGAGTGACGTAGCCATAGTCCGGCTGGAACAGGTGTGCTTCTCAAAAAAAGTCTAAATTAATTTTAGACTGGACTCAACTCTGGTTTTAATGGTCTTAACAAAATATTATGTTAATTTAAAATGTCAGGCTAATGCTTGTATTGACCCTTTATCTTAATTTTGTTTCCATTCCTGGGTCACAATTTGTGTTGGCTCGGGATTCTCTTGACACTTGTTGGTTGCAAAAAGAATTGGTCTGAGATGAAGGTCCAGTTTATTACAGAGTTGAATGTTATAAATCAACTAgttatcaatcaatcaatcaagttATAAATAACtagtaaataaaaatgtaagtaGATATAATACAAACTGAAAACATTAGagcacagagaaaaaaaaaccctgaaAACACAAAGTCAAACATTGTGTGTTCCCAGTCAGCAACACCCTCTTCCCTTTCCTTTTATTAAGACCTTTTGAGCTGGGGAAGCAAAagaggccgtaatcataatacatttTGGGGGGACCCCCAAAATGTATTATGATTTATGATTAATTATGATTGGGCGGGAAGAATTATGATTAATTCTTCCcgcccaatgttgactccatggctacggccttgagcCACATGCTCACAAAACAGAAATGCAGAACAAAGCAGTATAATGAATAATCAATAAGTGGCTCCTACAATGCTGCCATCCTTGGGTTTCTGTGTCACCAGATTTCCCCATTCCCCTTTGACCTGGTCAAGGCCGAGATCGGCCGCTATAGCAACGCTGAGCTGGTCTGGTGTCAGGAGGAGCACAAGAACATGGGTTACTATGACTACGTCCAACCCCGTTTCCTCACCGTGGTGTCCAACAAGAAACCTATATGGTAAGTCTGGGACAAGACAAAACCTCATAATGAACAAAAGAGGATCCGTATGTGATCCCTCAGCATGTGTCTCTTTGTTCCAGGTATGTAGGCCGAGATCCTGCAGCAGCCCCTGCTACAGGGAATAAACTCACCCACCTAAATGAGCTGAAGAGGTTCATGGACACAGCTTTCAATCTAAGCTTTTTCCACGGGAGGAACTTCTAAAGCGCTCTGAGATTCCTCTCACAGacaagagggtggaggagggtgctgGTGATGTTTCCTAATTGGCTTTatactctgtataactcgagacaactatcatctcagtatgcctgcgcctcgtccattaattgtatacaGCGcaacaagttatcccttatttctcagtgtgagaaatggttgaaatgcgtgagaaatacaaggtgttgcgtgagagtcTCACGGCGAATGGGTTAGACTCGAGAGCCCAGGTTGATGTACATCTAAATTAGCTATGCATATCATTTAGCAATAGGTTCCTGCTTTAGCTGGCATTGTTTAGTACTAGCATAACACTTGAGGGCTAGTTTCTATAGTTTAACACTCCAATGTCATAAGACGCACAAGGCATACTGGGTCACATTATATAATGAATGTGCAGCATCCATATTCCAAATACGTAGACTGTTTAGACACATCTAGGATATCAGGGTTTCTCCTCGCTGTTGGTGAATGACTGTAAGTGTTGTCACACCTGGTTTCATCAGGAGACATCAGCcagctggcagagagacaggcagcccGTCATGTTCTCCTCAACAGACAGAAGGCTCAGCAAGCCTACCCTATGGAGCCTGAGagaggacatacacacacactcacacacatacatatatgtatatatatgtatttatttattcctgatatgcatgtgtgtgtttgtcctctctcagcctgaatatatatatttactgaCACTGTAGAGCTTAGTAGAGCTCCATAAACATTtgggtgttttgtttttgtttgtttgactgaCGTGCTGAAACCCTTAGCAATTACACAGGGGCTTGAATAAAATCCGTCTGGTTTATTAGTTGTCATGCTGTCAAATCGAAAGCTTTCTTTTGACAGTGATGCAAATACTCTATGGGTGTGTGGTTTCTGTTAGATGAGCTGTTATATTTCAGTTGAACCTGTGTGATTAAGCAACAtgagaaaataatattttaaaGGTAGCATGATTTAAATGTAATGCCAGATACTAAATATGGTTAATATTTTGTGGCCATAAACTTGGTAGTTTATAGTCAGTGGCTCACTGTAGACATCAGTAGAGTAACTTCAGAGCAAATACCTAGACATTAAATACAAGAAAATAAACACTATAAGTGTAACCATTTTTGTAGCCCAACCTCAACATTTTAAGTAGAAATAGAACACTACGTGATTTAAgaggacagttttaacattggTCTTCCTTTGCTGATTTGACCCTTTAAGAAGAAATGCTGTGTTGCTTGTCATTTAACAGAATTCAAATTTGTCTTCTTTCTTTGTAGACTTCATATTACGTTTGCTGCCCATCAAACAGTGCATCAGTTTCGCTTAGTATGCATTTTTCACTGCAGCAAGTGCCTCCTTGCAAAGGGGGTCTAGTTTCCCGTCTCCTCCTACAATAGACATAAGGTAAAGCATTGTTGGGTCATGAGAAacattgtactctgctctgtcTCAATAAATAGTAGCTGTAATAATGCATCAATAGCATCTCTATTCATTATTACATCATACAATATAATCTTAAGTCACTCTTGATGGCTTAGGACTGCATGTTGATCTGATAACATACTATTTTCACTTTCAGTGGTCAAAAACCACAGTAATATTAGTCAATGACTCCAGTTTAAAGTGAGTTCCACACATGTAGCCTACCTCTAGCTTCTAACTTGGTAAACCTGGTTCCTCACAACCAACAAACTCACCGAACTCAAGTTGCTTGATGTTGCATGTGTAGACATACTCTCCATTGATTACCAGCTCCACCATGTTCCAGTCACATGTTGGCTGTAGAACACATTGATACCCCGACTCATTCAAAGCAGCTATGTATATCAGGGAAGAAGTTAAGGATTTACTCTAAATGTCACGAATTGagaattgtaaatgtattgtaatgtGCATTCATAATACTGTCATTATTCCATGTTCGTCAGAGCTCACGGCCACGGTAAGTGATAGATCGTGTACCTTGAAGACCTTCCAGACGAAAAGTACTGTGTTTCACGACGCCGCATGACTCGTATGCCCCATAGCGTATAACTACTGAATGTTGTGGCATTGctgaaaaaaattaaaacattcCTAATAATTCACTTGTCAGGCAGCCTGAGCTTTCAATTTCAAGCAGAGTCCTTAACGACGACGCACATGCGTCATCTCTAAGAAAGTATTGCTGACCTGATAAATGTGCTAAAATCCACTGAAACCACGAGGCAAATCTAACTTTTACAAGCTACAGATGGACTAGGAAAGTTAAATAAACTGTCAACTTAAAATGTGTGAAAGAAGATTATTGATATTTTACGATTTACAATGCAGGCTTTTGTTTTACGTCATAATGTAGTACGCAATCAGCATGAAGGCACCTGTCAGGGCGAAAGAGTCGGCCTCACATATGCCTAAATAAATTACAGTTTTAATTATCttctgaaaatgtatttgtgatgcAAACAGAACATTTTCGTAACTTAccccacatcctctccctctttctctcgctctccgtgTTTCTCCCACTCGATGTAATTGTATCTGACACACAATGTATCTTAAAGTCCCTCAGCAGTCTCAGTTGCCCCAGGCTCTCATTCACCCCATCTAACCACAAGTCTGTCACTGCAATCCATCTACACATCAGTATTCATGTACTTGTTGATATAGTGAATGATAAACACTATAAATATTTTTGTTGTGCATAGTGTTGTAGAGTGAATCATTGACTTACATACTAGCATGTCTCAATTGTTGTTATTCAGTCtattgtttacagtttttcattgtttcttgtttcttgtcaTAAAATGTAACTTACCCTTTATGTGAGATTTATGATTTGTTCCATCGGAGGAGCCTGTGTTAAAGTCTTGTATCCCAAAAAACTTTCTTTGTTTGATAAGTGCTTGTTCGACTAATCTGATGTGGTCAAAATGATTGCCTTGAGTGCAGTGATTCAGTCAGGTTGAGTTCTGTGGATCTTTATTTTATGGTTTGATTAATAGAGACATTTTAATGGCACAATGCATGGTTACTTTACAATCACACTTTGATAATTTTTTATGAAGTGTCACATGACTCAAATatttaataaatacaaaaatacacattttaaatgCTGTAACTATGTTTTGCATATCGCTCATGATTGTACATTTAGTGATATAATATTCTTAATAAATGTTACATTCTTTGGGAAAATCAACATTTACCATATAACTGCTCTTCAATACAATTGCTTTTTATATATATCATATACTTGGCCTGTTTTGCTCAATAATAGTACAACAGCACTCACTAAATACTGTATGCTCAGACAGCTATGATGGCTTCTATCCATTGATTATAGTTAACCCAGTTTTAAATATACaagtatacaaatatatatatatatttatgtgttGTACCATAGTATTGTTTAGGTCAATATCTTTTTGTTGTATTGACACAAATCTTTTTGACAAAGACAGTAACATTTAGAGACAAGAACAGGACTTATAGAAAGACAATTTGACATAGCAAACCACAGAGACAATTGGCAAACAGCTCAGCAGCACAGAATAGGAATTGCCATataattctttcttttttctttttttacaaatccctTGAGAGGATTTATTGCAGTTCACTTGCAATAAAACATAGGGTGAGTAAACACCAGCACACCTATTGCTCACATTATACATTTTTAAGAGTTAAGACTTCTACTATTAGGACTACCAtaaaattattttcttcttccACACTCAGATACTGTACATCAGCAGCAGTGACAATGTGACCATACCTATTTTTTCCAACAAACCACTGATCTATAGAGATATGTTTCATAGTGAGACACCTGTATTCACTGTACAAGACAAGAAACAAAGACACGTCAACTGCAATAGCAGTCAGACTTGTTGAATAGGC harbors:
- the c5h10orf53 gene encoding UPF0728 protein C10orf53 homolog, giving the protein MPQHSVVIRYGAYESCGVVKHSTFRLEGLQAALNESGYQCVLQPTCDWNMVELVINGEYVYTCNIKQLEFGGDGKLDPLCKEALAAVKNAY